The window TGAAGCACTTTGCAGCCTATGGTGCACCCGAAGGCGGGCGTGACTATAACACCGTAAATATGTCTGAAAGGCAATTACGGGAGTCCTATTTACCAGCCTATAAAGCCGCACTTGATGAAGGCTGTGAAATGGTCATGACAGCGTTTAATACTGTCGATGGAATCCCTGCCACTGGAAACAAATGGTTAATGCAAGATTTGCTGCGGGACGAATGGGGATTTGACGGTGTCCTTATTTCCGACTGGGGCGCCGTGAAAGAATTAATCCCCCATGGTGTTGCCGAGGATGGCACTGAAGCAGCATTGAAAGCACTTCGGGCTGGTGTGGATATCGAAATGATGACAACTTGCTATATCGATAATCTAAAACAGCTTGTCGAATATGGGACTATTGACGAAGCGTTGATTGATGAGTCAGTCCTCCGTATTTTGAAATTAAAGCAAAAGCTTGGTCTATTTGAAAACCCGACACGTGGAGCGGATGTAATGCGAGAGCAAGAAATCGTCCTCAGCGAAGAGCATCGAAGGGCAGCTCGCCAGCTTGCGGTAAAATCGTCTGTTCTTTTAAAGAACGAAGGACCTCTTCTCCCTTTGACTCGCGAAAAGAAATTGGCTTTGATTGGACCGTTTGCTAATAACGGCGATATTCTGGGTCCTTGGTCCTGGCAAGGCAGGCAAGAGGATGCCATCACACTGCTTGAAGGAATTAAGACAAAAACAGAGCCTTCGAACCTTCTAACCTCAAAAGGCTGTGACATTGAAACGGGCACAGCGGATCAGCTCAAAGAAGCGTTGGAGACTGCCAGCCAGGCAGATATTATCATTCTTGCTTTGGGAGAAAGCTCGCACATGAGTGGCGAAGGAGGCAGCCGGGCCAACATCCGTTTGCCTAAAGTGCAACTTGAATTAGTTGACCAAATTAAAAAACTTCAAAAGCCAATAGTTGCCGTTTTGTTCAATGGACGCCCGCTTGATTTGCATGGGATTATCGATCAAGCTGATGCTGTTTTGGAAGCATGGTATCCAGGCACTGAAGGTGGTGCCGCAATAGCTGATCTCTTATTTGGGGATGAGAATCCATCTGGACGTTTGTCAATGTCTTTCCCATATTCAGTTGGACAAGTTCCGGTTTACTACAATCATTTTAATACTGGGCGTCCTAAAGTGTCTGAAACATATGAACGCTATGTATCACATTACCTTGATATTCCTAATGAGCCCCGACTTCCATTCGGGTTTGGCCTAAGCTATACAACCTTCCAATACAGTAATGCTGCTATTTCTTCTCAAAGAATGAAACAAGGAGACTCGCTCACTGTTTCTGTACA is drawn from Bacillus sp. FJAT-18017 and contains these coding sequences:
- the bglX gene encoding beta-glucosidase BglX translates to MDEQLHALVQQMTLDEKIGQLLQLATPFFKGSEHEGEITGPMAEMGINEDVVHNAGSVLGVSGAQEVITIQKAYLEANRLGIPLLMMADIIHGYKTIFPVPLAIGCSWDLELAEKSAEIAAKEASVSGVHVTFAPMVDLVRDPRWGRVMESTGEDPYLNSLYARAFVRGFQGKDLKNDPDRVAACVKHFAAYGAPEGGRDYNTVNMSERQLRESYLPAYKAALDEGCEMVMTAFNTVDGIPATGNKWLMQDLLRDEWGFDGVLISDWGAVKELIPHGVAEDGTEAALKALRAGVDIEMMTTCYIDNLKQLVEYGTIDEALIDESVLRILKLKQKLGLFENPTRGADVMREQEIVLSEEHRRAARQLAVKSSVLLKNEGPLLPLTREKKLALIGPFANNGDILGPWSWQGRQEDAITLLEGIKTKTEPSNLLTSKGCDIETGTADQLKEALETASQADIIILALGESSHMSGEGGSRANIRLPKVQLELVDQIKKLQKPIVAVLFNGRPLDLHGIIDQADAVLEAWYPGTEGGAAIADLLFGDENPSGRLSMSFPYSVGQVPVYYNHFNTGRPKVSETYERYVSHYLDIPNEPRLPFGFGLSYTTFQYSNAAISSQRMKQGDSLTVSVHVTNTGQFAGEEVVQLYIRDLAGEIVRPVKELKGYNKIALEPNETKEVQFTITEDMLRYYHEDLQYISDPGTFIAYVGPNSHEITALTFKLEV